The Toxorhynchites rutilus septentrionalis strain SRP chromosome 1, ASM2978413v1, whole genome shotgun sequence genome contains the following window.
aaaCCCTACTTCGTTTGACGATCTTTCCGGCCAATAGAAATTTAAgaaaataatatctctcaaaaattcACATACGCTATGAAAtattttcacatatttcataatgtcttcgaaatgtcttcacaaaatcaaatgtcttcacagtaagtcaaatgtcttcaaaatgaagacatgtcttcaaacctggcatccctggtcacAAAGCACTCCCTCGCTGATTTTATACATTCATCTCACCTCATATTCACCTTGACTTGAACATAATTCTTTGACCGTCACAAGCGTTATCCTCGGCGTTAGCAGCAGAGATACACATTGTATTTTCAGTGGGACTCAAAATGTCATTCCGGATCAAGCGAAAAAAAGGAGCTTAATTTGAACTGCTACGAAGCGGTATCTGTGGAACGTTGGGAGATTGCCAACGTTCGGAGAGACTGAAACCCTGAAACCTACTTTCCAAAATTACAATGATTCTAGACTGTACTGCCATGAACATAGAAAAAGTTTGTCTGTTCGAGAAAGACCGTATAAATAGTTTCCAGAAATGGCCCTATACGGAATCCAGTCCCTGCAGCATCCAGAAGGTACAAAACAGTTGACACCGTAACGAGTTTCACCTACAGACAGGTTTGTTTTTCATTCCAGATGGCCGAAGCGGGGTTTCGCTGGCAAGGATACGATTGCGAAGAAGACACCGCTGCGTGTTTTGTCTGTGGGAAAATCCTCGATGGATGGGAGGAAACCGATAACCCCTGGGAAGAGCATAAAAAGCATGCTCCACAATGTTTATTTGTGAAGTACGGACGGTCGGAGGCGGAATTAACGGTGGGATGGCTGGGCGGTAAATTTTGGAGGGCACTAATGTTAGTTTTCTTCGTGTTCGTATTTCAGGTTGAAGAAATGATCTCTCTGCTGGAAGTTATCCTGAAAGAACGAATCAAGAACAAATACAATGCCTTGAAGGAGGACCTTAAGGTGGTAATTGAGAAGAAGCGGAAGGAAATGACAAAGCATTTAACGAAGAATTAAGTTTTGTGTAACAATTTGTtccagaatataaaaaaataaatggaatgtTGTTTTGTTCCCGGGCTCGCGAGTCTACTATTACCCTACATGGACCTTTTGCCTGGCGAGCAACTGCTTCGAATATTATGTTTAGATATCAATTATCGATCTTAAGCGTATAGGAAATACTCGTAAATTTAATTTGAATGTGAAATTTTATGCTGTAGATGATAGGTAAATGAACCGGTCAaatgataaataaaataaagcAGAAGtcgaataatatttttaattaaaatgtttgtgtttgttTCCCCAAAACGCCGGTCCCAACAAAATACATTGAGTCTCGTGCAGATGAATTTCATTTGTGAATTTTTCTGTGCGTTCCATTATTAACATTGTCGTTAATAATGGAACGCACAAAGAAACAGAACGATCTGGCTGAAACTTGATGTTTGTCATTCCAGCAGATGGTACTCACTAAACATAACTTTGATACGCACCAGTAGTATCATCTTTCTGACTTTGCACGGACTTAAGCTCAAACTTTTTTTAACCATTGATGAGTTCCGATTCATTCTTTTGTATGTGTAACGCACAATAGTCTAAGTGCGAATGCCCCCGATTGACACAACAAAAGTCTGATCTACTAGAATTCAATTTTATCAAAGAATCAGTTACAAGAATTTTCAAGCTAATGAAATGAGTTCCACTTTTTAGAAAAAGCATATCCTCTCCTGAAGCTTTACTAGACGCTTCGTAGGTTTGTTGCGATGTATGCAATTTGTACAATACGTTGGAATTGTTTGACTCACCTGTAACATGGCTCTGTTACGCCCTAGCTGCCCCAATGGACTCTGTTATTCTTGCCAGATTCGGCTCAATCACAGCCTATACTAGGTTAACCCGAAACGGGGTTGGTACATTAGGGAAAACACACGTGTTTCCTCTGGTTTACGACTGCGATTTATTATGTGATTCCTGAATTTCCTAATTCCCTAGTTCCCTAATTCCCTATTCCTTTTCACATTACTCACGGTGTTGGTGTGTTGAAGTGTCTGGACCCGCCGCTGGATTCTCGTGCTGTCGTGGTACGGTTACGGTCCGCTGCTCCACTGTAGTTGGCTCCGTTTTTAGGTAAACTGGCTCAGTCTGCTGGTGTTGGTTCGTCCTATTTCCGCTCCTTGACTGGTGCACAGGAGACGGAAGTTTGGATAGGACACGTGTAAGTTACGAGTCCGCCTCACTATCCGTTGACTCATCAATGGTTATGGACGACGAAGCAGTAAAACCTTCGCTACGCGAACTTCCTCCGGAACCGGTATGTATTATTCGGAGGGAACGGGAGGGAATCTCCACTTCAGTATTCTGGGATTTAATGTTACCCCTTTCCGCGAACTGTATCGAAATATTTCGTATAACGTCTTCAAGTTGGTGTGTCTCTAGCCGATGGTTTAgatacatatgcctgaatttatttcattcattgtcCGCCTCGAGTATGGCGGAACTCTCTCAAACCCTCCAGGTCACATTCGGGCGGGTTACACCGCCTCTGATACAATCTTGCCAGCTGTTGTGATGTGAATTGTGTCGTGTTGTGTTGTCTTGGCTGTTTATACATTCTGGTTTGTGTGGTGTTAGCCCTGTGCCGTCATTTAAATCTATCTTCCTTCTTTTATTCATTTTAAATATCTTTATAATCATtttatatcttattttctttcagtaTTAGCTGAAGACAGATTAGTCTTCAGCTCGACATCGAATATCAGCGTCATTTCCGTGCAGACATGGAGACCGATCGACTGATCGTACGCTTCAtttcacgaatgagatcgtttccttcggtgtggatttttttttttgaaccactgcgtccattattctgatctattgtggtatatcccattttaTTATACTCCacttcaagcttacctactgcttattgatgaaaaagtagactgaaagctatagcgagataggtgccaatcaggaatactctgtttgataatttttttaatcctgatcggcgacgcagaccaaatttccttgggctccagaatagccttatcaaggtattgaAGTCTGCGGCTAGTTtgagctccacaattacagagcaaatgttccgaggtttcgctttcggtattacaaaaacgacaaatatcatcttgcactaagcttatgtttttgagatggtattcactcggacagtgtcctgttataaggcctgtgattgtgctgaagtctttcttattaagactcagcaattgttgagtaatttcaatactcggcgtgataaattttcttagttgccgtaagaggagaatgcattcccagacaatttttgaggagcatttaaaagcatttagagctttacgtgccgcttgactgtctgagaatatgca
Protein-coding sequences here:
- the LOC129762439 gene encoding baculoviral IAP repeat-containing protein 5 is translated as MILDCTAMNIEKVCLFEKDRINSFQKWPYTESSPCSIQKMAEAGFRWQGYDCEEDTAACFVCGKILDGWEETDNPWEEHKKHAPQCLFVKYGRSEAELTVEEMISLLEVILKERIKNKYNALKEDLKVVIEKKRKEMTKHLTKN